In the Syngnathus scovelli strain Florida chromosome 16, RoL_Ssco_1.2, whole genome shotgun sequence genome, one interval contains:
- the slc5a11 gene encoding sodium/myo-inositol cotransporter 2: MTLDLAATQQGSTMSTTPSPGGGSPPLGALDIVVLVLYFVLVLAVGFWSMWKTKRSTVDGYFLAGKSMTWWPVGASLFSSNIGSGHLIGLAGSGAAAGIGAIAYEWNGIFMVLLLAWIFLPIYLASGVTTMPEYLQRRYGGRRTHLFMAVLFLFIYIFTKMSVDMYAGALFIKMALQWDIYLAIVLLLAITALYTVAGGLATVIYTDAAQTVIMLAGALILMGFSFAEVGGWNALMEGYLKAIPSVRVPNTTCGIPRGDSFHIFRDPVDSDLPWPGVIIGMSVPSMWYWCSDQVIVQRSLAAKTLTHAKGGSLLAAYLKLLPFFAIMLPGMISRILYTDDVACADPELCKQICDNPVGCTDTAYARLVLELLPAGLRGLMMAVMIAALISSLTSVFNSASTIFTMDLWKMYRSGASEWELMIVGRVFVLILVVASILWIPVIQASQGGQLFIYIQSISTYLQPPVSIIFLLGCFWTRTNEKGAFWGVAMGLTIGCVRMLLDFIYPAPLCFEQDDRPAVVKSLHYLYFSTLLSFITLVVVVLVSLATDKPKAEQIDRLTWFTRFAPVEVKEQSVEEVTGHEMAEMVMEKAVDSTRKESSDPGSSSRRQSRLVSALYWLCGMERRSDEAERRPVTPMAPDLSQLKENPSLKTLVNANVVICLSVAVFIISYWA; the protein is encoded by the exons ATGACTTTAGATCTTGCAGCAACCCAGCAGGGGAGCACCATGTCCACGACGCCGTCTCCAGGCGGAGGAAGTCCTCccttgggagctttggacattgtGGTACTGGTGCTCTATTTTGTCCTGGTCTTGGCTGTGGGCTTTTGG TCAATGTGGAAAACAAAGCGCAGCACAGTGGATGGCTACTTCCTGGCAGGGAAGAGCATGACCTGGTGGCCG GTTGGGGCCTCTCTGTTTTCCAGTAACATCGGCAGCGGACACCTCATCGGGCTGGCTGGATCCGGAGCAGCAGCGGGAATCGGGGCAATTGCCTACGAGTGGAAT GGAATTTTCATGGTGCTTCTGCTTGCGTGGATCTTCCTGCCCATTTATCTGGCCTCCGGG GTGACAACTATGCCTGAATATCTACAGAGGCGATACGGTGGCAGAAGAACGCATTTGTTCATGGCTGTCTTATTCTTGTTTATTTACATCTTCACCAAGATGTCG GTGGACATGTATGCTGGTGCCTTGTTTATAAAGATGGCTTTGCAGTGGGACATCTACCTGGCGATCGTGCTCCTGCTAGCTATCACTGCGCTCTACACCGTGGCAG GTGGTTTGGCTACTGTCATCTACACCGACGCCGCTCAAACGGTTATCATGCTGGCGGGAGCGCTCATACTCATGGGCTTTA GTTTTGCAGAGGTTGGAGGTTGGAATGCTCTGATGGAGGGCTACCTTAAGGCCATCCCGTCGGTTCGCGTGCCGAACACGACGTGCGGCATCCCCCGAGGGGACTCCTTCCACATATTCAGAGACCCGGTGGACTCTGACCTCCCGTGGCCTGGCGTCATCATCGGCATGTCCGTTCCTTCCATGTGGTACTGGTGCTCTGATCAG GTGATCGTGCAGCGCTCGTTGGCTGCCAAAACGCTGACCCATGCTAAAGGCGGCTCCCTGCTGGCTGCTTACCTCAAGCTTTTGCCTTTCTTTGCCATCATGTTGCCCGGCATGATCAGCAGGATACTTTACACAG ATGACGTAGCCTGTGCCGATCCAGAATTGTGCAAGCAGATCTGTGACAACCCAGTAGGATGTACTGACACGGCTTATGCCAGGCTGGTCTTGGAGCTTCTCCCCGCAG GACTCCGAGGTCTGATGATGGCTGTGATGATTGCTGCGCTCATCTCCTCGCTCACATCCGTCTTTAACAGCGCCAGCACCATTTTCACCATGGACCTGTGGAAGATGTACCGATCCGGGGCGTCCgagtgggagcttatgatcgtgGGCAG GGTTTTTGTGCTCATTCTAGTGGTGGCGTCCATTTTGTGGATTCCCGTCATTCAAGCCAGTCAAGGGGGACAGCTGTTCATCTACATCCAGTCCATCAGCACCTACCTGCAGCCGCCTGTGTCCATCATCTTCCTCCTGGGCTGCTTCTGGACGAGGACTAACGAGAAG GGTGCTTTCTGGGGCGTTGCCATGGGCCTGACGATTGGCTGCGTCCGCATGCTGTTGGATTTTATCTACCCGGCTCCGCTGTGCTTTGAGCAGGACGACAGGCCCGCCGTGGTCAAATCGCTGCATTACCTCTACTTCTCCACGCTGCTGTCCTTCATCACACTCGTCGTGGTCGTGCTGGTCAGTCTGGCCACCGACAAACCCAAAGCCGAGCAG attgaCCGTCTGACTTGGTTCACAAGGTTTGCCCCCGTGGAAGTCAAAGAGCAGAGCGTGGAAGAGGTCACGGGTCACGAGATGGCGGAGATGGTCATGGAAAAGGCAGTTGACAGCACGAGAAAAG AGTCTTCGGACCCGGGCTCCAGCTCAAGACGCCAGTCACGGCTAGTGTCTGCTCTCTACTGGCTGTGCGGGATGGAGCGACGGTCTGACGAGGCAGAGAGAAGACCCGTGACACCCATGGCCCCCGACCTCAGTCAACTAAAAGAAAATCCAAGTCTGAAAACGTTGGTGAACGCCAATGTCGTCATTTGCCTCTCTGTGGCCGTGTTCATCATCAGCTACTGGGCTTGA